Proteins encoded together in one Diabrotica undecimpunctata isolate CICGRU chromosome 3, icDiaUnde3, whole genome shotgun sequence window:
- the LOC140437927 gene encoding cytochrome c-like, whose amino-acid sequence MPGDIERGKKLYMQRCAMCHTTEAGGKHKTGPNLHGFIGKVGGQISGFKFSKVNKEIGVWTEEKLDQLLEDPKKLMPGSKMIFKGLQDAQARKDLIAYIKSVT is encoded by the coding sequence ATGCCAGGAGATATAGAACGCGGAAAAAAACTATACATGCAACGATGTGCCATGTGTCACACTACAGAAGCCGGTGGAAAGCACAAAACAGGTCCGAATCTGCATGGGTTTATCGGCAAAGTCGGAGGACAAATCAGTGGATTTAAGTTTTcaaaagttaacaaagaaatagGTGTATGGACCGAAGAAAAACTCGACCAGTTGCTAGAAGATCCTAAAAAGTTGATGCCGGGATCCAAAATGATCTTTAAAGGTTTGCAAGATGCACAGGCTAGGAAAGATCTTATCGCTTATATTAAAAGTGTTACCTGA